CACCCATTTACAGACAAGTTCTGTTTCCCCATAAACATTTAAGTGCGAGAAGAACACCTGCCCTGATTCACTATAATGTATTAACTTTTGCTGGAGCTACCTAACAAAGTAATATCACATGGCATTCTATACCTGAGCTGATGGAAGCAAACCACAACCCTCCTGCACCAGCTCTCCCCTACTGAGAAAGTTGCCAAACTGGGGTAGTTCTCAGTGGTTTTGTGGATCAGGTAGCGCAGTCTGTTTGGTAGAGCGGGGAAGAGTACCACACTGGGGACACAATATTATAGTTTACAACATAGCTGCATCACTGTTACCGGTACAGCACTATATTAAATAGTTTAAACTGACGACAGTTCCCGGTGATGTACAGACCAATAGAGACGCACCTTTTCTGGTTATCTCTCTGTATGAAATTTTCCAGTTCGTCCAAGACTGtgtgcacaaattcattttctTGCTTTGGAAGATAAACACCACTAAAGCTAGGAAACGCCAGGGTGACCAGAATAAATATTATTGATAGCTGTTGCTGTATGCCAGCGTGGCTAAATTAATGTGTCTACAAGGTATCTCTAATTCTGGCAACGTTTAAAAAGTGAGTCTGGCAAGTGCTAGCTATACTAATTAAAACTGCCCTATTTTAGCCGAATTGAGAATCTTTTTTGATTTGCTAAGCTACAGGGCAAGCctcactagctagctacctcGCATGACATCTAAGCTAAATCTCGCGGATGAGTCAACCACAAATCAAATTTAAGACGTTACACTATACTTTTCTCACCGTCTAATCTATGGCTGGCTCTGACTAGCTAGCGCTAAATTCGTCAGTGAAAATACTTCAGGCAGCGTTGACAAACCAGCGTGCTAATATCATAGCAATATTTCGACGTGTAAGCGTAACAGTGCCCCTAGAGAGTCGGCGGCTGTGATTTAATAAACTTGTTAGAAAGGTAAGTAAATATATCCTGTGTCAACAGATTAGACGCACAGCGGAACCTGATCATATATGACATACAGCGGAAACTAAAGCACCAAGGACTAGAATATTTATTTACAATGATGACAAGGGAAAACGTTGTAACTCATAAATCACTAATGGTAGACCGACTGACATCGCCCCCCCCAACCCATATTTCAGATCTCCTCAGTTCAGTTACCCACTACGAATTGAATACGCAGGACATTGTGGTTCAAGTGGTACCCCACTCCATCATTTAAAAAGTTACAGAAATGTGATAGTCCGTCTTGTAATTATTGGATAGATAATCCATTACACCATACACCAAATTAGATGACATTTTTGCTCAATACAATTCAGTGAAATGGTTGAGTATCTGAGTCAATTCAATCTAATTAGTAATTTATTTAACCTCAGTGGAATATTTAATGTATACTACAGGTAGTACTATCCATTTCTGTACCACTACCACCAGTACATGTCTAAGTCAATACTGAATTCCTCTGGTCCACAGATCAACACCATTTCATGGGCTGCAGAAAGTAATAGTGGCATTAAGAAATTCTCCCACTGATCCATTACCACAGCTTAACCCACAAACTGACATGATCCGACACTTACCCGGTATGTAATTGCAGGCTAAATAGGCAGTTACCAAGATTTGCTTGAGATTGAGAGTAGTTACCCCTTCCCTGACAGTGTCTTTGGACACAGGTCTACATTGATGGCAAGCCCATTCAGACCATTATCCAGACATAACCTGTAGGCTAGTTGTGGGTACAGTATTCGTTTGTTTATGTTACAACTTCACAGGATTTGCAGTCAtccatttttttttaagttcTGCCTTACAACCAGACAAAAACCAAAAGACAACTCTATTGAATTGTTTATTTTCAACTCTGCAAAAATGCAATCTAGTCAAACAGCCCAAAGCCCATGTCGTCATCAGACTCCTCAGACTCCTCCTTTACTTCTTCCTTGGCAGCAGCTGGAGCAGCAGCCACCTCGGCCGCAGCCACCGGGGCTGCCACAGCGAAGGCAGAAGGGTCAGCCAGGAAGGCCTTcacctgcagggagagagatggtcaTCATCATCTCAAGAACCCATGAGCTTTTTAGGGAACACAGGATTTGACCAAGCACACAGCCTTTTTCTACCAAACTGACTCCACCATACGAGTTATACCTTGTCTGCCAGAGGGAAGGAGTAGTCTGTTTCCACAGCAACAGCCAGAACTCTCTTGTAGCCATTGATAATGGAGTGGGGGATGGAAGCCAGGGTGGGGTAGCCAatctccagacacacactagcAATGTTCCTCACACCCTAAACAGAAGGTCAAATTAGCCTGAGGATATAGTGTCAGTAGAGGTTTCACTACCTTCCCATGACAAGCGAGTCCACAAACAGCACACATCGGGCAAGGTTAAAAAAAAGTCACTGCCTGTGAATGAGGCATGAAGTGTACTTGTCTGAGACCAGCGTCCCTGCTAGTCGTgggatgcagacagacagggatagTAGGTAACAGGTTACTGTGTGCAGGGGGAACGACAGTACAGCACTACACAAGCTGCTCTGTAACTTATCCTGCAACGTATGTAGGTATTCAATGAAAGAATTATAATTTTGACTCAGTTTAGGGAGTGATTAATATTTACTAGTGACCCCTTGTCAGGGTCTGAGCACAGGGAGGGAAGCTCACCTCCAGGAACCTGGCTTGGAGTGCAGTTTCTGTGATGTCAAGCACCTCAGGGCTGTACACACTGCCATTGTCATACACCTGCTGGATGCCCAGTCCGTACGAGAAGGGGGAGATGTTCAGCATGTTGAGAAGGGTTGCCTCGCTGGCGCCCACTTTGTCGCCAGGCTTGATGAGCTGCACATCGCTCTGGGTGCCAGAAAGAGAAATTTCATGTCATTCATTTAGCGTCACATCATACATCAACACTGCTGGCTTTTCAGCCTTAATTATAACCTTTGAACAACATTATAGGTGGTCTTCTCATAACATGACCATTTCCAATCTCAGGTTTTGCTCCTAGAACCAGCAACTGCCATAACTCATACCAGTGCATTTGCTATATGGTACAAAGTTGATTCTAAATAGTCACTACCCAGTTATTTTGTTCAGACTTGAGGCAAACAGCTCAGTCTGAATGGAGTTGCCGTACATGACGCTTAAACCCATTTAGTCAAGTCAAATAGCTATAACTGGTAGCTGATTTTTTGCTTATTTCTTACATTTTGTGACCATGCATGTGTTGAAATGGCAATTTCAGTATAAAAAAAGGTGACACTGCTTTAGCAACTTACCAGGATTTCAATAGTTCCTCTGGAGATTTTTGTGGTGATGCCTAAAGCCTGAAAGAAGGACGTCTTCTCAGGGCCCAGACCTGTGTTTTGAGCAGGCACAGTGACCTCACAGGGGGCTACGGCACCAGCACGGGCTGCAGCTGGCACCTGAAGGCAGAGTTAAGTTAGACTAAAGGGTTTCTAGCTCTTGTTAACAATCATGTAATTCAATAGAACAGATGGGCTGCAAGTGTCTGAAACCAGTGTCCCTGCCAGTCGTgggatgcagacagacagggatagCGGGTAACAGGTTACTGTGTGCAGGGGGAACGACAGTACAGCACTACACAAGCTGCTCTGTAACTTATCCTGCGATGCCCAATTAGTTAGGTAAATGGCAAGATTTTAATTTAGCGTTCTGAAGTTTGCCAGATTGATTCTTCTATGGATTCAAAAGGCATGTCCCCATAAAGACTATGAACTCACCTTGTTGGCCAGCAGCAGGTCCCTGATCTCAGCCAGGTCCTCCTTAGTGAAGACAAAGCCCACATTACCCTTAATGTGCGGCAGCAACCTATGGAGATGGACATGCTCAGCCTTTATGCAAAACCATAAAACAAATTACTTTGAAACAAACAAGTGTCTGAGACCAGCGTCCCTGCCAGTCGTgggatgcagacagacagggatagTAGGTAACAGGTTACTGTGTGCAGGGGGAACGACAGTACAGCACTACACAAGCTGCTCTGTAACTTATCCTGCAACATTCTCCCACAATGAACCACCAGACCATACTCTAACCAGTCTTACTTGGATAACATTCTCATCTTTGAAACAGACTATAGGAGCAGACCACAAGACGAAGCTAGATTTTAACATTGACACCAATGGTGTTGTGTAGTCACCCATATTCTATGTCCTGCTGCATACACCAGTGCATTGCAGTTCATGGGAGAAAACCTACATTTCGTTCCCTTTTTCCAAGGCCAGTTAGTTTGAAATTGCATGACCTTAACCAGGTCAGCAGTTTATAAACCAGATCAGAACTTACTTCTCAAGGGCTGGGTTGTTTTCCAGGTGGCCACGGATGGCTTTACGCATCATGGTGTTTTTACCCATGAGAACCACAGCCTTCCCACGCAGAGACAGACGGATGGTCTGCATCTGCTTGGAGCCCACATTGTCTGCACCCACAATGAAGCATTTTGGATAGTCATCCAACAATTGCTGCAGTCAAACAGGTAAATACATGAGTTACTATTCAGAATTTAAAAAGACATGTTATTGCTGAAATGAATAACTCCCAAGTTGATTTTAAAGCAAATTACCACTGGCTACTTTGCTTACGTTAAGAATGCGATTCTAAAACTAAGCCATACTTACAATAATTTTCAAAAAATAGTTGGACTTCCACGTGGCCCTGTCTTCCCTGGGCATCTTTGCAGTGCTTCCAAGGATCGCTTAACAGCCGGTTTAAAGACAAGGTGGTAGTTTCTAAAATGAAAAAGGTATAACTAGCGGAGGTATAATATCGGTATACACTTGCACATTTCCGCCACCTTAATTGCATTGACATTATCTTGCTAGCCATGGTATCCTGACCCAACACCTAGCTAGCCAACTCACCGAATCTACAATTAACGACGTAAATCGCAATACGGTTAACAAATTAAATTTTTAATACTTCCACCAGCACGCTATACGTGTTGTCTAATGAGCTTGGTACAGTTTCCATAGTCGTTTCTTTGCTGTTATTACTAGCTCtacataaatgactaaatgtaatgtagctcCCAAAAGAACACGCGGTGCGCAGCCACGGCTAGCCAAATGGCTAACAGGCCTCAACGATAATTTAGACATATTCGGCTAACTTAAGTCAATGTAGCTGAAATCACATTACACTTAAAATCTTGAGGTAGGTATGCAACGTATTAGCAGTGAACCTGGTTTAAATAAACAGCGTGAAGAAAAGATGCCTCAGTGGAGATATATCTTACCTCACTGTAAGGTCGCGTGAAAGAAAGAGACTTCCAAACTGAACGGAACAGAATATGTAGGAAAACATCCACCAATCGAAACACAGAACGGCTCTGTCAAGTCTCTGTTCATTGGAGAACAGCTCATCAATCATTTTAGTCACAACCCTGTCGAGAGGGGAAATTACGTCGTGATTGCACGAATCGCTCAGTTCCGTTCCAATCCCCCCAAATAATCAATTTGGTTTTTAACATAAGTGGGAAAATGTATTGCCAAAATAAGGTATTACTTTTGATATAAATTAACACCACGGATTGGCATGAAAACGGGATTTCCTTAATACATTGATTTGTACATGTATATTTGTATAAAGACACGAGGCTGAGGAGACTCCAAAGCGCCAATAAAACACACGCAGCGTAGGACGAGAACAAACctctttcttaacccttgtgttatcttcgggtcattctgacccatcagtcattgtgacccaccgtcgtattgcgacaaatttagctcatacaaaaacaaagtgaagcattttcttttaactgtcgggctgtctcagaccccccgcattggaatggttaaaagaaaattatttttatttgtttttgtattgggtaaaattgggtaaacacaatgctggttcgttatgaacctttgggtcatgtgacccgaaggcagcacgagggtttcAAGGGCGTGACTGCGGTTGATgtgtatggaggaccaaacctgccatatttacaaatgaatgaatgaataaatgtccacatccatgcatttagacagaaataaacgaatatatgtattaattaatgcacaattgtcaatcaatagttacatatattttacttttatgtatgtatttatttttgtattcatttatttattcatttattgattgatttattgattgatttattcatttattcattcatttattcattcattcattcgttgttcccaatatgataatgagaggaggccagtatagtaggcgtggaaactgacgttcagacattgcaatcaatccagagccatagattcaatctagctagctgggacacactggctgcgaagcgccacAATCTGCTACGAATGACAATGATGTTCGCACTAGACGCGCATTTATCCACGCCgatcaccaagcctttcaccttctctgagctttccttttatacatgtaaagctgacatggtacataaacatggcataggctacaggctaattaggcaacttgttacatttacatttacatgtattcatttagcagacgcttttatccaaagcgacttccaagagagagctttacaaagtgcataagtcactgatcataacaacaagatagccaaaaaacatcgcgagtagccaaaacatgaagcacacattgtgaacaaccaaagtaagtgccaaagggaagaaccataagagcatgtagttaaacaagttacaattaaacaacatgaaccgctataagtgcaagtgtacctgtggaaaaaagcaagcaacagtaataaaaacaatatatcacagcgagaacaaaaatttaaaacagttaccactaaccacaagagcaacaagtctctaagcaagagtcattgtgatccttgaggaaactaacatcgggtcaagcgaaccattcctaagtaccgttgtactcccggaacaagtgcgtcttgagccttttcttgaaggtggagagacagtcagtatctctgatggaggtggggagttgattccaccactggggggccagacaggagaagagcttgtgttgggaccgggcggtcttgagcggtgggaccaccaggcggttgtctgaagaagaccgtaggtgacgggtgggggtgtaaggctgcaggagagacttgatgtagacgggtgcagtcccgttcactgctcggaaggtcaataccagggtcttgaatctgatacgggccatgataggtagccagtggagagagatgaggagcggggtaacatgggagcgtctgggtagattgtagaccaggcgggccgctgcattctgaatcctctgaagagggcgggttgcacatgctgggagaccagcgagcagcgagttgcaatagtccaacttggagaggacaagtgcttggataCACATAACAGCATTAACGTGAGGGATACATCAATGTGCATTAGAAGGACTCCTACTTTACCAGTATGACCAAACATGTGTTGAATGAATGACCTGCGATTAATGTAATCGCCTTCATTCTCCCCCAGCGATGCAGCAATGGGGATATGGGTGCAATCAATGGCACCAATCACCCTCGGGAAGCCTAAGGAGTATGATGAATTTCATATGCAACAGTGAACATCATGGGGCCTAGATTATTTATAGATGAAGTTTCAATTTAAGTGAATATTTACCTGCTATGTCATAAAATCCCTCTTTAATTGCCTGCATGGGAAGGTGCCCTGGGAACACAACAAATGTGTTCAAGAGCTGTGCTAGAGCAAGCACCACCTTCCGAATTGCGCGGCAGACGgtgttcttgctcaggttctccgcaTCACCCACACTGTACATAAAAACACCCGTAGCGAAGTAACGCAACGCTACGCAtacagtctgtgggactgtgagcgcacggcttcgatgagtcacattggcaacatacggctcaagaagcttGCAAAGATAGGTCATTCCCTCAGCTGAAAATCgatatctttcataaagatgGTCATCATGGAATGCCAACGGGTTTTGCCGGTCTCTAAaagttctggctcttctgagcgcacctctcactatccgcgcaccaagctccacgGGGTCTTCTACGAACGGTGACGCCATTATCCtctcaagaatgagttagtgggtGGGGTTTTTATATCTGTTGATCTCTAATCTCaaacttaacctgctcccgaccaggttagccgttcagcatgtgttaccatggcgatctaccccggtaacaagtgatcctccgtcgtagtacagaaaaccctgggttgaacctgaagttaccacgctaacgccaaatcttgattcgtagtacaggccccagctTTCTTGCTCTTGCTGTGTTTCAGCACCACTATGTACATGCACG
The window above is part of the Osmerus mordax isolate fOsmMor3 chromosome 1, fOsmMor3.pri, whole genome shotgun sequence genome. Proteins encoded here:
- the rplp0 gene encoding large ribosomal subunit protein uL10 gives rise to the protein MPREDRATWKSNYFLKIIQLLDDYPKCFIVGADNVGSKQMQTIRLSLRGKAVVLMGKNTMMRKAIRGHLENNPALEKLLPHIKGNVGFVFTKEDLAEIRDLLLANKVPAAARAGAVAPCEVTVPAQNTGLGPEKTSFFQALGITTKISRGTIEILSDVQLIKPGDKVGASEATLLNMLNISPFSYGLGIQQVYDNGSVYSPEVLDITETALQARFLEGVRNIASVCLEIGYPTLASIPHSIINGYKRVLAVAVETDYSFPLADKVKAFLADPSAFAVAAPVAAAEVAAAPAAAKEEVKEESEESDDDMGFGLFD